One genomic window of Prosthecobacter algae includes the following:
- a CDS encoding DUF1800 family protein, protein MNSLLFASPLSRTWTALFTSPLGRVLFLVSMLWLGASGAAQAQAPVKVNFESGAITLAGGQATSTTWQSVTFTRNFNGIIPVVVMGPAHSADSHPHTVRVRNVTATGFQWQIDEWDYLTGAHPGSITVHFFAMTPGTHVFGSQRWQVGRVSTVNRANTTVPLTGFTYPPMVLTQVETTANVIAANNPRALKTRNSAVTNTGFVVNLETQQNYTTAISNEGIGYIAVSEGIGYLDGKVLWSYSPGTVGNAIKTFYTGPFTNPVVVAQTQTKNDTEPGDLRMSSLPILSNGSTRVQFSFQEETSSNSNLNHTAETVAGVFVGDMPGESAAKLVFGSVNVNQSSPTQWFKVNLATAYTAPVVVFGPLTKNEATPAGVRVRNVLAVDPANGNKASFEYQVDEWDFADGIHAPETASYTVMEAGVFAIGGQVVQAGSATGVTHTGSVQYLSDSYWASDIYYEREPAVFAQCVTVNEASAVTARVDSVDTLYFWPVNFRVRLTEAENADQTHAAETVHFIVMPGGTGQFMSSNSNFRFATGIGSLSSVPSAASFGSKYASPALFAAAQGNGEASFQVEGYYETGLASDADPIVLRHGQLNAAGVNLVADEDASPSADNVHTAENGAWFVVQQAADADGDGVSDTIETQMGTNPSLATSPSNASGGTATDWDTLQSLYSLTASVTTATAFETVDRKATTPVSSPAVIQLSRSYGTMQLNLRVTTEAGSTDITKGNAIAADYSIPGVSGGNLLLPAGQGVTGSPYVVNINPVRDSVVEVPENLKVTFGPIPSGANPAIVTYPTYVRISDADPTNINNRSMYVAYLSRGTGVVSTGSGVAVALLEGDNNDAKTSVNVSGLSSPQNTTYLRINNDQDIRNNLGVGQINNVTWLIRAAASETTDQAMLDALNAGRIYVDINTVNYTAGEIFGFFNAAQGSEDFDPNRPDLDEPALPGSLTAVEAERDIYRFLDQCTFGANTSSYNEVKAEIELVDGTLTDGCTAANLIQGYTNWLNKQMDPGTTPSPNFLTLVMSADNEEFVMRGAKPIQAGNDPQFASAGFGASFDAFGNLTNPYNNATNNAFSFNSPQNSANRRREWWTMVLQSKAQVRQRMAAALQEILVISENDTTVAGRHYGTANYWDMLAQGAFGKYRDLLEKVTYSPMMGVYLSHLRNRARYTSGNVEISPDENYAREIMQLFTVGLVLRHPDGSLVLGENGLPIPTYDQTDITELARVMTGLTYGARHAAITVRRNSSQGNVLVPSSVSASPQIEFQGVHFTDFGIGGGETWYQASWIYPMKALGRVNGITYHDFNPYVNSLGEVSGTVSKVLFAGKAGEKQIPLVNTVGLTDVQTHPLADEDLRIAHNALAGDPASGSYNGHPNTPVFISRLLIQRLTTSNPSPGYLYRVSEAYRTSNGNLGEVMKAILLDYEARSLAVADSLVGAGKLKEPLIQYASLFRALKAYSNAPLSNLVNMKLPFTGADSPMVTSYPASEASAFIPGATRIRLNDQTGAIGQSPQKAPSVFNWFLPDYVQPGPMANAGLFGPELQINTESNLVNRVNRHYALTWMGLTGAYPGFGLDDFVTNSANTAAQVQTSVTTLTFDSTNWDIPQTVTVRGLENQGADGTRPTSLLHTMASADLNFAGNYTPPINFTVSDNDTTTAKLVAISQSGGSSTVVEGGTTDTYTVLLSAPPAAGQTVTVTPNAVSAIQVAAAPAASPDVTFSPASVTFNTTNWNTPQVITLTANNDTVVNSFLAGSAPLNTRVATIRHTVTSGDVGYSGLQVSDFNCAVTDNDVGRRFIPTKATNTGVAMVTEGSTTDTYTVAFASGTAPTANVTVTFNYNSSVVDITSTDATLLKPSPGVATLTFTNSTYTGAKTVTINAVDDAAFEGIQFTQITHSTASTDATYNALPCAPLDVRVNDNDNAVNNGISITQTWGNTKVVEGGLTDTYFVVLDKAPTGNVTLTWSGNNGDVAGIANLTFTPTNWWVPQTVTITGTDDLSVESTHTSTIRYVASGGGYSNVTTLDATVGDNDINSSAGIQLVQSSGTTAVTEGGATDTFTVKLTGAPNNDVVIAMTATPAGQLSLSNSTLTFNSANWDTAQTVTVTATDDTVTEGAQTASLAFAVTSTDSRYNTFVVSDVNVAVTDNDNGSRIVIAETSGSTLVTEGSGTDTLNVSLSGPAAPAANVVVTLASAGQAALSPATLTFTPANWNTAQTVTVTANNDATAEANVTDVITASTNASQPAGFLSLSSTVVATVLDNDDINSGAGVVQIIQTNGATRVHESGMTDTIEVALRRAPSANVTLTPTFSVANQVTLSSGALTFTPNNWFVPQTVTITPVEDATVENAHSTVLTYTASATGGYVVQDFSTVTVAVGDNEAAQPSVNVTPTTGSVTEGGATFTYNITLGAAPLSGATVRVTPAAWLLNAANGTAQVTFNPTSVDFTSATSGGTAWNRTATITVTAADSTAAEAALDLIIVNSTSIIAGTDARYNGMVAADVAVTVNDNDTSGRIVITQTANSTLVMEDAGTDTVDIALTGPVPAADVTVNLGRASTQFRYRVNGTLVDTTALTFTPANYTTAQTVTIISTADTGSEGVHTDTLNATTLASSTAGYASLTTTVPVRILDSDDLARALISIVQSGGNTRVVEGGGTDSYTVVLRRAPSADVTLSCFYNPTQVSLSATSLVFTPANWNQPQTVTVTAVDDTDIENAHNSTVNYVASNTGGYRVTDTVSTGAILIGDNDVYGSAMVNITQSGGYTWLAENSQPSDTYTIVLGSKPQGNVTITPQANNAIGGANLVSFSPASITFTDANWSTPQTVTVNLAASASNNSSRAVFIGHKIASVDLNYQFYSVPSVNAIISDANETSATVGIVPTGTGTIVNEGAVGNSDTVYVFLRKAPTATVTVTPTVAAGQATVSPATLTFTTANWNQPQILTLTAVDDATLEAPPQTAVLTCTPNAVGGYAVTGVGTLTVTINDNDALGRLIITQNGTEVQEGDSITYTIKLSSAPTAPVTVTIITEKHVRPNSNLAFEFGYFASDAAGSNQQKDNLLFDWSELTGIYTTAYHAARGATPESTTTAPAGHLAGSKAVIDKLDLYWGGGRFKAKWPDVAPATDNPRLAIIEAIHNSYSLTRLSTDATNFPNEVRDRCRFAAYLMSVSPSAVTSH, encoded by the coding sequence ATGAATTCACTCTTATTTGCATCCCCGCTGAGTCGCACCTGGACGGCGCTTTTCACAAGCCCCTTGGGAAGAGTCCTGTTCCTCGTTTCCATGCTTTGGCTGGGGGCTTCCGGCGCAGCGCAGGCCCAGGCCCCGGTCAAAGTGAACTTCGAATCCGGTGCGATCACCCTGGCCGGAGGGCAGGCGACTTCGACCACCTGGCAGTCGGTCACCTTCACACGCAATTTTAATGGCATCATTCCGGTGGTGGTCATGGGGCCCGCCCACAGTGCGGATAGCCACCCTCACACCGTGCGAGTGCGTAATGTGACGGCCACGGGCTTCCAATGGCAGATTGATGAATGGGATTACCTCACCGGGGCGCATCCTGGATCCATCACAGTTCATTTCTTTGCCATGACCCCCGGCACACATGTTTTTGGCAGCCAGCGCTGGCAGGTTGGCCGCGTGTCAACCGTAAACCGCGCGAATACCACGGTGCCTCTCACAGGTTTCACCTACCCGCCCATGGTGCTCACCCAGGTGGAAACCACGGCAAACGTCATCGCGGCCAACAACCCCCGCGCTTTGAAAACTCGCAATTCCGCCGTGACGAACACCGGCTTCGTGGTGAATCTGGAGACCCAGCAGAACTACACCACCGCGATTTCCAATGAAGGCATTGGTTATATCGCAGTTTCCGAAGGCATAGGCTATCTGGATGGCAAAGTCCTCTGGTCCTACAGCCCAGGCACAGTGGGGAATGCCATCAAGACTTTCTACACCGGCCCGTTCACCAATCCTGTGGTGGTCGCCCAAACCCAGACCAAAAATGACACGGAACCGGGCGATCTGAGAATGAGCAGCCTGCCCATCCTTTCAAATGGCTCCACCCGCGTCCAGTTTTCCTTCCAGGAGGAAACATCTTCCAACAGCAACCTGAACCACACGGCAGAAACCGTGGCTGGCGTCTTTGTGGGTGACATGCCGGGAGAAAGCGCTGCGAAACTGGTGTTCGGAAGTGTGAACGTCAATCAAAGCTCCCCCACCCAATGGTTTAAAGTGAATCTGGCCACGGCCTACACTGCCCCCGTGGTGGTGTTTGGGCCCTTGACGAAAAATGAGGCCACGCCTGCCGGAGTGCGCGTGCGCAATGTGCTGGCGGTGGATCCTGCCAATGGCAACAAGGCAAGCTTCGAATATCAGGTGGACGAATGGGACTTCGCCGATGGCATCCATGCTCCAGAGACCGCCAGCTACACCGTGATGGAAGCCGGGGTCTTTGCCATCGGTGGCCAGGTGGTGCAGGCAGGCAGCGCGACTGGGGTCACCCATACGGGCTCCGTGCAGTATCTGAGCGACAGCTACTGGGCCAGCGACATCTATTATGAGCGCGAACCCGCTGTCTTTGCCCAGTGCGTGACCGTCAACGAAGCCAGCGCTGTGACCGCCCGGGTGGACAGCGTGGACACCCTTTATTTCTGGCCGGTGAATTTCCGGGTCCGCCTCACGGAGGCCGAAAATGCCGATCAGACCCATGCCGCTGAAACAGTGCATTTCATCGTCATGCCCGGCGGGACCGGCCAGTTCATGAGCTCAAACAGCAACTTCCGCTTTGCCACCGGGATTGGTTCTCTGAGCTCGGTGCCATCGGCGGCCAGCTTTGGTTCCAAGTATGCATCCCCGGCTCTTTTCGCCGCTGCCCAGGGCAATGGTGAGGCCAGCTTCCAGGTGGAAGGTTATTATGAAACTGGTCTGGCCAGCGATGCAGATCCCATCGTGCTGCGCCATGGTCAGTTGAATGCTGCGGGAGTGAATCTGGTGGCGGATGAAGACGCTTCCCCTTCTGCGGACAATGTCCATACTGCCGAAAATGGAGCTTGGTTCGTGGTTCAGCAGGCTGCCGATGCCGATGGTGATGGTGTCTCCGATACCATCGAAACCCAGATGGGCACCAATCCAAGTCTGGCGACCAGCCCCTCCAACGCCTCCGGCGGCACTGCCACAGACTGGGATACTCTCCAGAGTTTGTATTCCCTGACTGCCAGTGTGACGACTGCCACTGCCTTTGAAACCGTGGACAGAAAAGCCACCACTCCGGTTTCCTCGCCCGCTGTGATCCAGCTCAGCCGCAGCTACGGCACCATGCAATTGAACCTGCGGGTCACCACGGAAGCTGGCAGCACCGACATCACCAAAGGCAATGCGATCGCCGCCGACTATTCCATCCCCGGCGTCAGCGGGGGCAATCTCCTGCTGCCAGCAGGGCAGGGGGTCACTGGTTCTCCTTACGTGGTGAACATCAATCCAGTCCGCGATTCCGTTGTCGAGGTTCCAGAGAACCTGAAAGTGACCTTTGGCCCCATTCCTTCAGGCGCCAATCCCGCGATCGTCACCTACCCAACTTATGTGCGCATCAGCGATGCGGACCCGACCAACATCAACAACCGCAGCATGTATGTGGCTTACCTGTCCCGTGGCACGGGAGTGGTTTCCACCGGTTCTGGGGTGGCCGTGGCCCTGCTGGAAGGCGACAACAATGACGCCAAGACCAGCGTGAACGTCAGCGGTCTGAGCTCGCCGCAAAACACCACTTACCTCCGCATCAACAATGACCAGGACATCCGCAACAACCTGGGCGTGGGCCAGATCAACAACGTCACCTGGCTCATCCGCGCCGCCGCCTCCGAAACAACGGACCAAGCCATGCTGGATGCCCTCAACGCTGGCCGGATCTATGTGGATATCAATACGGTGAACTACACCGCCGGTGAAATCTTTGGCTTCTTCAATGCGGCCCAAGGCTCTGAAGACTTTGATCCGAACCGCCCCGATCTGGATGAACCCGCCCTCCCAGGCAGCCTCACCGCTGTGGAGGCAGAGCGCGACATCTACCGCTTCCTCGATCAGTGCACCTTCGGCGCCAACACCAGCAGCTACAATGAGGTGAAAGCCGAGATTGAGCTGGTGGACGGGACCCTGACCGATGGCTGCACGGCGGCCAATCTCATCCAGGGTTATACCAACTGGCTGAATAAGCAGATGGATCCGGGCACCACCCCCTCCCCGAATTTCCTCACCCTGGTTATGTCTGCCGACAATGAGGAGTTTGTCATGCGCGGTGCCAAGCCCATCCAGGCTGGCAATGACCCACAGTTCGCCAGCGCCGGTTTCGGAGCCAGCTTTGATGCTTTTGGCAATCTGACGAACCCTTACAACAACGCGACGAACAACGCCTTCAGCTTCAACTCGCCGCAGAACAGCGCCAACCGCCGCCGCGAATGGTGGACGATGGTGCTGCAGTCCAAGGCTCAGGTGCGCCAGCGCATGGCCGCCGCCCTTCAGGAAATCCTCGTCATCTCTGAAAACGACACCACCGTGGCCGGTCGCCACTACGGCACGGCCAACTACTGGGACATGCTGGCCCAGGGAGCCTTCGGCAAATACCGTGACCTGTTGGAGAAGGTGACCTACAGCCCGATGATGGGTGTCTATCTCAGCCACCTGCGCAACCGCGCCCGCTACACCAGTGGCAATGTGGAAATCTCCCCGGATGAAAACTATGCGCGTGAGATCATGCAGCTCTTCACCGTCGGCCTCGTGCTCCGCCATCCAGATGGCAGCCTGGTTCTGGGAGAAAACGGCCTGCCCATCCCTACCTATGACCAGACCGACATCACCGAGCTCGCCCGTGTGATGACCGGCCTCACCTATGGGGCCCGTCATGCGGCCATCACGGTGCGCCGCAACAGCTCCCAGGGAAATGTGCTGGTGCCATCCAGTGTCAGCGCCAGTCCGCAGATCGAATTCCAGGGCGTTCATTTCACGGACTTCGGCATCGGTGGCGGAGAGACCTGGTACCAGGCATCCTGGATCTATCCGATGAAGGCCCTGGGCCGTGTCAACGGCATCACCTACCACGACTTCAATCCTTATGTGAACTCCCTTGGCGAAGTCTCCGGCACTGTCTCCAAAGTCCTATTCGCCGGCAAAGCAGGGGAAAAGCAGATCCCACTGGTTAACACCGTCGGCCTTACCGATGTGCAGACTCATCCTCTGGCCGATGAAGATCTTCGCATCGCCCACAATGCGCTGGCAGGTGACCCTGCCTCCGGCTCCTACAATGGCCACCCGAATACCCCGGTCTTCATTTCCCGGCTGCTGATCCAGCGCCTCACCACTTCGAACCCCAGCCCCGGCTACCTTTATCGTGTGAGCGAAGCCTACCGCACCTCCAATGGCAATCTGGGAGAGGTGATGAAGGCCATTCTGCTGGATTATGAAGCCCGATCCCTGGCCGTGGCCGACAGCCTCGTGGGTGCAGGCAAGCTCAAGGAACCGCTCATCCAATACGCCTCCCTGTTCCGTGCGCTGAAGGCCTACAGCAATGCGCCTCTCTCAAATCTGGTGAACATGAAGCTGCCCTTCACCGGTGCCGACAGCCCAATGGTGACTTCCTATCCCGCCTCGGAAGCCTCCGCCTTCATCCCCGGTGCCACACGCATCCGTCTCAATGACCAAACCGGTGCCATCGGCCAGTCTCCGCAAAAGGCCCCGAGCGTGTTCAACTGGTTCCTGCCAGACTACGTGCAGCCCGGCCCTATGGCGAATGCAGGTCTGTTTGGTCCAGAACTCCAGATCAATACCGAGAGTAATTTGGTGAACCGAGTGAACCGCCACTATGCCCTCACCTGGATGGGCCTCACCGGCGCATACCCAGGCTTCGGTCTGGACGACTTTGTCACCAATTCGGCCAATACTGCCGCTCAGGTGCAGACCAGCGTCACCACCCTGACCTTTGACTCCACCAACTGGGACATCCCGCAGACGGTGACCGTGCGCGGTTTGGAAAACCAAGGTGCCGACGGCACCCGCCCCACCTCGCTGCTGCACACGATGGCCAGCGCGGATCTCAACTTCGCTGGCAACTACACACCACCGATCAATTTCACCGTTTCGGACAACGACACCACCACGGCCAAACTGGTCGCCATTAGCCAGAGTGGTGGCAGCAGCACGGTGGTGGAGGGCGGCACGACAGACACTTACACGGTCCTGCTTTCCGCACCTCCGGCCGCTGGCCAGACGGTGACGGTGACTCCCAATGCTGTCAGCGCTATCCAGGTCGCCGCCGCTCCTGCCGCTAGCCCGGACGTCACGTTCTCTCCTGCTTCGGTGACCTTCAACACCACCAACTGGAACACCCCACAAGTGATCACGCTGACTGCGAACAATGACACCGTGGTGAACAGCTTCCTCGCAGGCTCTGCACCGCTGAACACACGCGTGGCCACCATCCGCCACACCGTCACCAGCGGCGATGTGGGCTACAGCGGCCTCCAGGTTTCCGACTTCAACTGCGCAGTCACGGACAATGACGTCGGTCGCCGGTTCATCCCCACCAAGGCCACCAACACGGGTGTCGCCATGGTCACGGAAGGCAGCACCACCGACACCTACACCGTCGCCTTTGCCAGCGGCACCGCCCCGACGGCGAACGTGACTGTGACCTTCAACTACAATTCCAGTGTGGTGGATATCACCTCCACGGATGCCACCCTATTGAAGCCTTCCCCTGGCGTCGCCACGCTGACCTTTACCAATAGCACTTACACAGGGGCCAAGACGGTCACCATCAATGCAGTGGATGATGCTGCCTTTGAAGGCATCCAGTTCACCCAGATCACCCACTCCACCGCCAGCACGGATGCCACCTACAATGCGCTGCCTTGCGCCCCGCTGGATGTGCGCGTGAATGACAATGACAACGCCGTCAACAATGGCATCTCCATCACCCAGACCTGGGGCAATACCAAAGTGGTGGAAGGCGGGCTGACCGACACCTACTTTGTCGTGCTCGACAAAGCCCCGACGGGCAATGTCACCCTGACCTGGAGCGGCAACAACGGCGACGTGGCCGGCATTGCCAACCTTACCTTCACTCCCACCAACTGGTGGGTGCCGCAGACGGTCACCATTACCGGCACGGACGACCTGAGCGTGGAATCCACCCACACCAGCACCATCCGTTATGTGGCCAGCGGCGGCGGTTACAGCAACGTCACCACGCTGGATGCAACGGTGGGTGACAATGACATCAATTCCTCCGCTGGCATCCAGCTCGTCCAGAGCTCCGGGACCACGGCGGTGACGGAAGGTGGTGCCACCGACACCTTCACCGTGAAGCTCACGGGCGCGCCTAACAATGACGTGGTCATCGCCATGACAGCCACGCCCGCCGGTCAGCTCAGCCTGTCGAATTCCACGCTGACCTTCAATTCGGCCAACTGGGACACCGCCCAGACGGTCACCGTTACAGCCACGGACGATACCGTGACTGAAGGTGCCCAGACGGCTAGTCTCGCCTTTGCGGTCACTAGCACGGATTCGCGATACAACACCTTTGTCGTCTCAGACGTCAATGTGGCTGTGACCGACAATGACAATGGCTCACGCATCGTCATCGCGGAGACTTCTGGTTCCACCCTGGTGACGGAAGGCAGCGGCACGGATACTTTGAATGTGAGCCTCAGCGGCCCAGCAGCCCCAGCTGCCAATGTGGTCGTGACCCTCGCCTCCGCAGGCCAGGCCGCGCTCTCCCCAGCCACGCTTACCTTCACGCCGGCCAACTGGAATACGGCGCAGACCGTCACCGTCACGGCCAACAATGATGCCACCGCTGAGGCGAATGTGACCGATGTCATCACCGCAAGCACCAATGCCAGCCAACCAGCCGGTTTCCTCAGCCTGTCCTCCACGGTGGTTGCCACCGTCCTCGACAATGACGACATCAATAGCGGTGCCGGGGTAGTCCAGATCATCCAGACCAATGGTGCCACCCGCGTGCACGAAAGCGGCATGACGGACACCATCGAAGTGGCCCTGCGCCGGGCTCCCTCCGCCAACGTCACGCTGACCCCCACCTTCTCCGTGGCCAATCAGGTGACTCTCTCCAGCGGTGCCCTCACCTTCACGCCTAACAACTGGTTTGTTCCGCAGACGGTGACCATCACCCCTGTTGAAGACGCAACCGTGGAAAATGCCCATTCCACCGTGCTCACCTACACGGCCAGCGCCACGGGCGGTTATGTGGTGCAGGATTTCTCCACGGTCACGGTGGCCGTCGGTGACAATGAAGCCGCCCAGCCATCCGTGAACGTCACGCCCACCACGGGCAGTGTCACGGAAGGTGGTGCCACCTTCACCTACAACATCACGCTCGGTGCAGCTCCCCTCAGCGGCGCTACCGTCCGTGTGACTCCGGCCGCCTGGCTCCTGAATGCAGCGAACGGCACTGCCCAGGTGACCTTCAACCCCACATCGGTGGACTTCACCAGTGCCACCTCTGGCGGCACCGCCTGGAATCGCACCGCTACCATCACCGTCACGGCTGCGGACAGCACGGCTGCCGAGGCGGCCCTGGACCTCATCATTGTCAATTCCACCTCCATCATTGCTGGCACCGATGCTCGCTACAATGGCATGGTCGCCGCCGATGTGGCGGTGACGGTCAATGACAACGACACCTCGGGAAGGATCGTCATCACCCAGACGGCCAATTCCACACTCGTTATGGAAGATGCCGGTACGGATACGGTAGACATCGCTCTCACAGGTCCGGTGCCTGCGGCAGACGTCACCGTCAATCTGGGCCGTGCGAGCACGCAGTTCCGCTACCGTGTGAATGGCACTTTGGTGGACACCACCGCTCTGACCTTCACCCCTGCTAACTACACCACAGCCCAGACCGTGACGATCATCTCGACCGCGGACACGGGCAGTGAAGGCGTGCATACCGATACGCTGAATGCCACCACCCTGGCCAGCAGCACGGCTGGTTATGCCAGCCTCACCACCACGGTGCCCGTCCGTATCCTCGACAGCGATGATCTGGCTCGCGCGCTCATCTCCATCGTTCAGTCCGGCGGCAATACCCGCGTGGTTGAGGGGGGCGGCACAGACTCTTACACCGTCGTTCTCCGCCGTGCGCCCTCGGCTGATGTCACCCTCTCCTGCTTCTACAATCCGACGCAGGTCAGTCTCTCCGCCACCAGCCTGGTGTTTACCCCTGCCAACTGGAATCAGCCCCAAACAGTCACCGTCACTGCGGTGGATGACACCGACATTGAGAACGCCCACAACTCCACTGTCAACTACGTGGCCAGCAACACGGGGGGCTACCGGGTCACAGACACCGTCAGCACGGGCGCCATCCTGATCGGGGACAATGACGTCTATGGCAGCGCGATGGTGAACATCACCCAAAGCGGTGGCTACACCTGGCTGGCGGAAAACAGCCAGCCTTCAGACACCTACACCATTGTGCTCGGCTCCAAGCCGCAGGGGAATGTCACCATCACTCCTCAGGCTAACAATGCTATCGGCGGCGCGAATCTTGTGAGCTTCTCCCCGGCCTCCATCACCTTCACCGATGCCAACTGGAGCACACCACAGACAGTTACCGTCAATCTGGCTGCCAGTGCGTCTAACAACTCCAGCCGCGCCGTCTTCATCGGTCATAAGATCGCCTCGGTGGACCTGAACTACCAGTTCTACTCCGTGCCCAGCGTTAATGCCATCATCTCGGATGCCAATGAAACATCCGCCACTGTCGGCATCGTCCCCACGGGCACTGGCACCATCGTCAATGAAGGAGCTGTGGGGAATTCCGACACCGTCTATGTCTTCCTGAGGAAGGCCCCCACTGCCACGGTGACCGTCACTCCCACCGTGGCCGCAGGCCAGGCCACCGTCTCTCCTGCGACGCTTACCTTCACCACGGCGAACTGGAACCAGCCGCAGATCCTCACCCTGACCGCCGTGGATGATGCCACGCTTGAGGCTCCGCCTCAGACGGCCGTGCTCACCTGCACGCCAAATGCGGTGGGCGGTTACGCTGTGACCGGTGTGGGCACCCTCACCGTCACCATCAATGACAACGACGCGCTGGGCCGCCTCATCATCACGCAAAACGGCACCGAAGTGCAGGAAGGAGATTCCATCACCTACACCATCAAGCTCTCCAGTGCGCCGACCGCCCCCGTCACCGTGACTATCATCACCGAGAAGCATGTCCGGCCAAATTCCAATCTCGCCTTCGAGTTTGGTTACTTCGCCAGCGATGCCGCTGGTAGCAATCAGCAGAAGGACAACCTTCTCTTTGACTGGTCTGAGCTCACCGGCATCTACACGACGGCCTACCATGCAGCCCGTGGAGCCACGCCGGAGTCCACCACCACCGCACCCGCCGGACATTTGGCCGGATCCAAAGCGGTGATCGACAAGTTGGACCTCTACTGGGGCGGCGGCCGCTTCAAGGCCAAGTGGCCTGATGTCGCCCCCGCGACCGACAATCCACGTCTCGCCATCATCGAAGCCATCCACAATAGCTACAGCCTCACCCGCCTCTCCACCGATGCGACAAACTTCCCCAATGAGGTGCGCGACCGCTGCCGCTTCGCTGCCTACCTCATGTCGGTTTCACCTTCCGCTGTCACCTCGCACTGA